From a single Nicotiana tomentosiformis chromosome 2, ASM39032v3, whole genome shotgun sequence genomic region:
- the LOC138906143 gene encoding uncharacterized protein, translating into MALYEALYGTRCHSSVGWFEPGQARLLGTDLVRDALEKVKLIQERLHTRLSMQKRYANKKARDVAFMVGERFLLVASPMKGVMRLGKKGKLSPWCIGHFEVLKRDREVVYRLSLTTSLSGVHSVFYVCMLQKYYKDPSHVLDFSLVQLDKDLTYDVEPVAILDRQVRKLRSKDIASMKVQ; encoded by the coding sequence ATGGCtttgtatgaggccttatatgggacgCGATGTCATTcttcggttggttggtttgagcctgggcaggctaggttgttgggcactgatttggttcgtgatgctttggagaaggtgaaattgattcaagagcggcTTCATACAAGGCTATCCATGCAAAAAAGATATGCTAATAagaaggctcgtgatgtggcattcatggtgggtgagagaTTTCTACTTGTAgcttcgcccatgaagggtgtgatgaggttggGGAAGAAGGGAAAATTGAGCCCTTGGTGTATTGGTCATTTTGAGGTTCTAAAGAGAGATAGAGAGGTAGTCTACAGACTTTCTTTGACAACCagcttatcgggagttcattcgGTGTTTTATGTTTGCATGCTTCAAAAGTATTATAAGGATCcatcacatgtgttggatttcagcttggtgcagttggacaaggatttgacttatgatgtggagccagtggccattttggataggcaggttcggaagctgaGATCAAAGGATATTGCCTCGATGAAGGTTCAGTGA
- the LOC104104709 gene encoding WUSCHEL-related homeobox 3-like codes for MTGHTRWSPTPEQLMILQEMYRKGLTNPNAAQLQRVTDHLSFLGKIETKNVFYWFQNHKAREKKKLKKKLLMQMNQQQQMCMNNDLDCSLACSRSPALHNLPLFTSSTRLMEEVEDASTRLMNSLWNMNPPIPTKCDMETCMMRAQDPHFILLMDIVPTPTSLPCISSNTPLKTLELFPVTASSSLKDLARKIS; via the exons ATGACTGGTCATACAAGATGGAGTCCAACCCCAGAGCAGCTCATGATCTTACAAGAAATGTATAGGAAAGGATTGACAAATCCAAATGCTGCTCAATTACAAAGAGTCACAGACCACTTGTCTTTCCTTGGCAAGATTGAGACCAAAAATGTTTTCTATTGGTTTCAAAACCACAAAGCTAGAGAAAAGAAGAAGCTTAAGAAGAAGCTTCTTATGCAAATGAACCAACAGCAGCAAATGTGTATGAATAACGACCTCGATTGCAGCCTTGCGTGTTCTCGTTCTCCTGCTCTCCACAATTTACCTCTTTTTACTTCATCGACTAGATTAATG GAAGAAGTTGAAGATGCATCCACTAGACTGATGAATTCCCTCTGGAATATGAATCCTCCTATTCCAACAAAATGTGATATGGAAACTTGCATGATGAGAGCACAAGATCCACACTTCATATTGCTAATGGACATAGTTCCAACTCCAACTTCTCTTCCTTGTATTAGTAGCAATACACCCCTCAAAACCCTAGAGCTCTTCCCTGTCACAGCTTCCAGTAGCCTTAAGGACTTGGCAAGGAAAATTTCATAA